Proteins from a single region of Apium graveolens cultivar Ventura chromosome 7, ASM990537v1, whole genome shotgun sequence:
- the LOC141675088 gene encoding succinate--CoA ligase [ADP-forming] subunit beta, mitochondrial-like, giving the protein MPDLSRLTPSFVEIMRDNDFNNTTDGKVEMPLVAYVSREKMIDYPHYFKVPIDIFKGITDEDAAKVVYGLAPKVSDKKESMEQVKKLYQLFYDCDCTM; this is encoded by the exons ATGCCAGACTTGTCCAGACTCACCCCCTCCTTTGTGGAG ATAATGCGTGATAATGACTTTAACAACACTACAGATGGAAAAGTAGAGATGCCTCTTGTTGCCTATGTTTCTCGAGAGAAAATGATTGATTATCCACATTATTTCAAA GTACCTATTGATATTTTTAAAGGAATCACAGATGAAGATGCTGCCAAAGTTGTATATGGCTTGGCTCCCAAAGTTTCTGACAAAAAGGAATCAATGGAGCAAGTGAAAAAGTTATATCAACTCTTTTATGATTGTGACTGCACAATGTGA